A window of Corticium candelabrum chromosome 3, ooCorCand1.1, whole genome shotgun sequence contains these coding sequences:
- the LOC134176991 gene encoding uncharacterized protein LOC134176991, protein MAAKRERSNSLRESARGLPPQLIRHDSQFVNEAAESVIYDVVLDEESNEQITRLFKIIDTNSDGKLSIEDFERSEGAGPMTTKWQELRDKFDMDGDGLVTMQEFRRGFKKMVLRLSCKFESSEGPTTVGEYLQKIEALVNGQVQELCKQAFLWYVSM, encoded by the exons ATGGCAGCTAAGCGTGAGCGTTCCAATTCTCTCCGTGAAAGCGCGAGAGGTCTTCCACCGCAGTTG ATACGCCACGATTCCCAATTTGTCAATGAAGCTGCAGAGTCGGTAATTTATGATGTTGTCCTTGACGAAGAAAGCAATGAGCAGATCACTCGGCTATTCAAAATTATCGATACGAATAGTGACGGAAAACTGAGTATAGAAGACTTTGAACGATCTGAAGGTGCAGGACCTATGACAACCAAATGGCAAGAA CTTAGAGACAAGTTTGACATGGATGGAGATGGCCTTGTAACAATGCAAGAG TTTCGTCGTGGATTCAAGAAAATGGTACTCAGACTATCGTGTAAATTTGAAAGCTCAGAAGGACCAACAACTGTTGGCGAATATCTACAAAAG ATTGAAGCACTAGTCAATGGCCAAGTTCAGGAGCTGTGCAAACAGGCTTTCCTCTGGTACGTTAGTATGTGA